A region of Plutella xylostella chromosome 29, ilPluXylo3.1, whole genome shotgun sequence DNA encodes the following proteins:
- the LOC119693042 gene encoding uncharacterized protein LOC119693042, with amino-acid sequence MPYIMVMGNLSAPHLANNEGATVYGLKNEERATLVRDLNASFGMTIATLVDSERTVKVQKGLTLVVVNRIHALLGYDVTSHAMAMTNANRELVSFTMYKKSSGHSHGHGHGGPGKSSSRRKSPSNNSHSTSQGGGGGGGGGVVTL; translated from the exons ATGCCCTACATCATGGTGATGGGCAACCTGAGCGCGCCGCATCTGGCCAACAACGAGGGTGCCACTGTTTACGGGCTGAAGAACGAAGAACGCGCGACTTTAGTGCGG GATCTGAACGCCTCATTCGGCATGACCATCGCCACGCTAGTCGACTCCGAGCGCACAGTGAAGGTGCAGAAAGGGCTCACTCTGGTGGTCGTCAACCGCATCCACGCTCTGCTAGgctatgacgtcacatcccACGCCATGGCCATGACAAATGCCAACCGGGAGCTGGTTTCCTTCACCATGTACAAGAAGTCGAGCGGTCATAGCCATGGCCACGGACACGGCGGCCCGGGCAAGAGCAGCAGCCGGCGCAAGTCGCCCAGCAACAACTCGCATTCCACCTCGCaaggcggtggcggcggcggcggtggcggcgttGTCACACTCTAA
- the LOC119693033 gene encoding coiled-coil domain-containing protein 93, with protein MSAKPKNIFTRSKPLLNIYSGVDHEGKQVEVREDAEQIVKWHEIADALVAAGYYRAQLQGLSAFDKIVGGLTWCIELCDIDVDVSLLFEENLTIGKKIALTEKIVKVLPSMKCPHTIEPHQIQGLDFINIYPLVQWLIKYSSEFREAKEDELRRFAVMQYEKSHIFESDRARFNQKQKMIQNLACVQNLYKPCRVRKRKGGLPANELEQVNATLSEYDQRMLMHVSTNKEETSKDEGLDFLYDYEKMLADPSKITTEAERYIQDTSSNDLGDTKIHYAVLQSEITGEVSKELEESEKLKYSEEVEKLSQAIDNMEREAGESKQAHQSRMEDAKKQYSNILAKLQKITNKLMASNGSDKDVKEFYKTLKELARERNEMLQLIKHRENEHKKLENDLKTLKDPNVQIVEEPLTPEELKEFHEREEKLKAFITSLKLELGKLNREVLRYSVAIDEVPGPAELLQYEKRFIELYNQVASKHKETKQYYIFYNTLYEVKLYTSKELSLLNSIIDNYEEAMSSARKREEFMSQFESIVEWVNQTVKKVETKYQQEKDKKTDLHLEFSRLMDVQRQYAAALKKLADERNKLGRARPS; from the exons ATGTCAGCTAAACCCAAGAACATATTTACTCGCAGTAAACCATTGCTAAACATTTACAGCGGAGTAGATCATGAAGGCAAACAA GTGGAAGTGCGAGAAGATGCCGAGCAGATAGTGAAGTGGCACGAGATAGCGGACGCGCTGGTGGCGGCGGGGTACTaccgagcacagctgcagggCTTGTCGGCCTTCGACAAGATCGTGGGCGGCCTCACCTGGTGCATCGAGCTGTGCGACATCGACGTCGACGTCAGCCTGCTGTTTGAAGAGAACCTCACTATTGGCAAGAAGAT AGCACTAACTGAAAAAATAGTGAAGGTGCTGCCGTCCATGAAATGTCCTCACACAATAGAACCTCATCAGATACAGGGTTtggattttataaatatctatccACTGGTGCAGTGGTTGATAAAGTATTCCAGTGAGTTCAGAGAGGCCAAAGAGGATGAATTGAGGAGGTTTGCTGTGATGCAGTATGAAAAGAGTCACATTTTTGAATCAGATAGAGCCAGATTTAATCAGAAACAAAAAATGATACAAAATTTAGCCTGTGTCCAA AATCTGTACAAACCTTGCCGGGTGCGTAAGAGGAAGGGTGGCCTCCCGGCAAATGAACTAGAACAAGTGAATGCTACTCTTTCAGAGTACGACCAGAGAATGCTGATGCATGTCTCCACTAACAAGGAGGAGACCAGCAAAGATGAAGGACTGGATTTCTTG tatGACTATGAAAAGATGCTGGCAGATCCTTCTAAAATTACAAcagaa gcTGAGAGATACATTCAAGATACATCCAGTAATGATTTAGGGGATACCAAAATTCACTATGCAGTTTTACAATCAGAAATCACTGGAGAAGTGTCTAAAGAACTGGAGGAATCTGAAAAACTAAAGTATTCTGAGGAAGTAGAAAAACTTTCCCAAGCCATAGACAATATGGAGAGGGAGGCGGGAGAGAGCAAGCAGGCACATCAGAGCAGGATGGAGGATGCTAAGAAACAATATAGCAATATCTTGGCCAAGTTGcagaaaattacaaataaattgatgGCATCAAATGGCAG TGACAAAGATGTGAAGGAGTTCTACAAAACACTGAAGGAATTAGCCAGAGAAAGAAATGAAATGTTACAGTTGATCAAACACAGGGAAAACGAACACAAAAAATTGGAAAATGACCTAAA AACTTTGAAAGACCCCAATGTACAAATAGTAGAAGAGCCATTAACGCCCGAAGAGCTGAAAGAATTTCATGAAAGGGAAGAGAAACTAAAGGCTTTTATCACTAGCTTAAAGCTAGAGCTTGGGAAGCTCAACAGGGAAGTACTGCGGTACTCAGTGGCTATAGACGAGGTGCCCGGACCCGCAGAACTATTGCAGTATGAGAAGAGGTTCATTGAACTTTACAATCAAG TGGCCTCCAAGCACAAGGAAACGAAGCagtattacatattttataatactctTTATGAAGTTAAACTATATACCTCAAAGGAACTTAGTTTATTGAATTCCATTATAGATAATTATGAAGA AGCCATGTCTTCAGCCAGAAAGCGGGAGGAGTTTATGTCTCAATTCGAATCTATAGTCGAGTGGGTGAACCAAACGGTTAAAAAAGTGGAGACAAAATACCAACAGGAGAAAGACAAGAAGACAGATCTACACTTGGAGTTCTCTCGCCTAATGGACGTGCAGCGGCAATATGCGGCGGCGCTCAAGAAACTGGCTGACGAACGGAATAAACTGGGCAGGGCGCGGCCCAGCTGA
- the LOC125488464 gene encoding ubiquinone biosynthesis protein COQ9, mitochondrial, with product MSKIQTIIRSLRNGHRLVRPLAAASVPDVVRPMRLYSSQGGKAPDSIPSIETRAPGASSESEKEDQQYEEDVKARILEKALGFVGASGWSVEALGAGAEAAGYPGVSHGLFPNGGADLVHYFNVKCNEDLVSQMKSWPKEDLTESKVPTKFVENAIVTRLQMLEPYKASWPKAMAIQALPSNVPNCLATLLSLVDDICYHSGDRSVDFNWYIRRVGLAGIYKAAELFYLTDSSAGNSGTRAFVAARIRDAQLIQTAMNMNPVSVAPQTLTAAFVTAKNILGINTLK from the exons ATGAGCAAGATACAGACCATTATTCGAT CCCTGAGAAATGGACATAGATTAGTAAGGCCACTGGCTGCAGCGTCTGTGCCTGATGTGGTGAGGCCTATGAGGTTGTATAGCAGCCAGGGAGGCAAGGCGCCAGATAGTATCCCGAGCATTGAGACTAGAGCTCCGGGGGCGAGCAGTGAGAGCGAGAAAGAGGATCAGCAATACGAGGAGGATGTGAAGGCTCGTATCCTGGAGAAGGCGCTGGGGTTCGTGGGCGCAAGCGGCTGGTCCGTGGAGGCGCTGGGCGCGGGTGCGGAGGCCGCCGGCTACCCGGGCGTCTCGCACGGACTGTTCCCCAACGGGGGCGCTGACCTCGTACATTACTTCAATGTCAAGTGCAATGAAGACCTCGTATCTCAAATGAAAAGC TGGCCTAAGGAGGATCTAACGGAATCGAAAGTCCCAACCAAATTTGTAGAAAATGCCATAGTGACCAGACTTCAGATGTTAGAACCTTACAA AGCCTCATGGCCAAAAGCGATGGCTATTCAAGCTTTACCCAGCAATGTACCTAATTGCCTAGCGACCTTACTCTCATTGGTAGACGACATTTGCTATCATTCTGGAGACAGGAGCGTGGAC TTCAACTGGTACATACGGCGAGTGGGCCTAGCCGGCATCTACAAGGCGGCCGAGTTGTTCTACCTCACGGACAGCAGTGCGGGCAACTCGGGCACTCGAGCCTTCGTGGCGGCGAGGATACGCGACGCGCAGCTGATACAGACCGCCATGAACATGAACCCCGTGTCCGTAGCGCCGCAGACTTTGACCGCTGCTTTTGTGACG GCCAAGAACATTCTCGGGATCAATACACTCAAGTAA
- the LOC119693632 gene encoding glomulin, whose protein sequence is MEDSCTDVVSTISVLLESGKYREALSIPTDNKFMQSFKDNCTDLISEVISKIQDDTAVTKPSLQSACEELLSIIIQRATPEEALLELIEQVEVSKNDAQFSIILNPLQQVLKKLTIKRGRSLEWCLNSISTYIESIPIPEHQLEGKERLLMDCDPNVRRITKVYSQLPQFYHPFIKEITGPEANVRAKQIIVAFLISLLGKPLIYIDLDPEENATSELRQCCAIMVQDICKIEKDILKFLIYLELCSKKKQKQARNSNYDSEEEPTPYQQHEKLNMTTLSGLFYTVFSGHFNIPDSALPQVYSNEYIIHTGLLSAVHFFSFTEFGPLSKALSLSKALISYFPDNVSYSLLSSSVHFDLYKGLINVAIYSTFESIRKQAVSVITLHVNKFDYKGRCMLIKYLLDTSNHSGMMGYAITLYKDSVNEAFKNPQEFPDCFSGAQLKNMIKKMCHLPHGAESDLMELGDQIISCLNFLRYLALKDINNVTGIRDCFGFLESEYLAKLRIGLNMSKAHYEVKLRDIEEGKDQPEELAKVSINIAGNMLDNIPADKKKEIIQSALNGFHMMEGLVARLTECINVNKMQGLTMECE, encoded by the coding sequence ATGGAAGACAGCTGTACCGATGTCGTTTCTACTATCTCTGTGCTTTTGGAAAGTGGAAAATACAGAGAAGCTCTCAGTATTCCAACTGATAATAAATTCATGCAAAGCTTTAAGGATAACTGTACAGACCTTATATCTGAGGTGATAAGCAAAATTCAAGACGATACAGCTGTAACAAAGCCTTCTTTGCAAAGTGCATGTGAAGAATTGCTTTCTATAATAATCCAACGGGCCACTCCTGAAGAGGCATTACTAGAACTGATTGAACAGGTGGAAGTGTCTAAAAATGATGCACAGTTTAGCATTATCTTAAATCCACTACAGCAAGTCCTTAAGAAGCTGACTATCAAAAGAGGAAGATCACTAGAGTGGTGTCTAAATTCCATCAGTACTTACATAGAATCCATTCCTATCCCTGAACATCAATTAGAGGGAAAAGAGCGTTTGCTAATGGATTGTGACCCCAATGTGAGAAGAATCACAAAGGTGTACTCTCAACTGCCACAGTTCTACCACCCTTTTATAAAAGAAATAACAGGCCCTGAGGCTAATGTGAGAgctaaacaaataattgtagCATTTTTGATAAGCCTACTTGGGAAACCCCTCATTTATATAGACTTGGATCCTGAAGAAAATGCAACTAGTGAACTTAGGCAATGTTGTGCAATAATGGTGCAGGATATTTGCAAGAttgagaaagatattttaaagtTTCTCATTTACTTAGAACTGtgtagcaaaaaaaaacaaaaacaagccAGAAACTCTAACTATGACAGTGAAGAGGAGCCAACCCCATACCAGCAACATGAGAAACTCAACATGACCACCCTCTCAGGACTGTTTTACACAGTATTTTCTGGGCACTTCAATATTCCAGATTCAGCTCTACCTCAGGTTTACTCCAATGAATATATCATCCACACTGGTTTGTTATCAGCTGTGCATTTCTTCTCTTTTACAGAGTTTGGTCCATTGTCTAAAGCTCTATCTCTCTCTAAAGCTCTCATTTCTTACTTTCCTGATAATGTTTCTTATtcactattatcatcatctgTCCATTTTGATTTGTATAAGGGATTAATAAATGTTGCTATATACTCCACTTTTGAGTCAATCCGTAAACAAGCTGTTAGTGTTATAACTTTACATGTAAATAAGTTTGATTATAAGGGGAGATGCATGCTCATAAAGTACTTGTTAGATACTTCTAACCACTCTGGCATGATGGGATATGCTATTACATTGTACAAAGATTCTGTGAATGAGGCATTTAAAAACCCACAAGAATTCCCAGACTGTTTCTCTGGAGCACAActcaaaaatatgataaagaAAATGTGTCATTTGCCTCATGGGGCGGAATCCGACTTGATGGAGCTTGGTGATCAAATCATCTCCTGTCTGAACTTCTTGAGATACTTAGCACTGAAGGACATCAATAATGTCACTGGAATAAGGGATTGCTTTGGCTTCCTTGAGTCAGAATATTTGGCCAAGTTGAGAATTGGTCTAAACATGTCCAAAGCTCATTATGAAGTTAAACTCAGAGATATTGAGGAAGGGAAAGACCAACCTGAAGAATTGGCTAAAGTGTCCATCAACATTGCTGGCAACATGTTGGATAACATacctgcagataagaagaagGAGATAATACAGTCAGCCTTGAATGGATTCCACATGATGGAAGGCCTGGTGGCACGGCTCACTGAATGCATCAATGTGAACAAAATGCAAGGGCTTACAATGGAGTGTGAATAA
- the LOC119693630 gene encoding suppressor of cytokine signaling 1: MNKNYERCTRCNRRKLLTTGCLRKWLKPMECKHLQRTIDNKRDYNDTDIVSCVFLTERMPPPNTNKFMKFWKNKLFITGSVRSLQRYFTNKVGGSEFIRNLNKANEPSTSSDKRISSAAISDHRCEVEPYKQSSQVKCLHSDSHSVLRGHDKHSSAESCAIYCQLAKHGWYWGGITSSEAEELLAGQHDNVFLVRDSNSSRHLLCVSFRCVGRTLHARLRHANGLFSLNDETFVPANRISEHCATVDVASHLFERPVRLARPLNRFAKLDSLQMICRFVIRQTVNANAIHQLPLPPNLISYISLGSDYISPHS; this comes from the exons ATGAACAAAAATTACGAGCGGTGTACTCGGTGCAATCGTCGAAAATTGCTAACTACTGGATGTCTTCGCAAGTGGCTAAAACCGATGGAATGTAAACATCTACAGCGAACTATTGATAACAAAAGAGATTACAACGACACCGATATTGTAAGCTGTGTATTCTTAACCGAACGTATGCCTCCACCAAACACGAACAAGTTTATGAAATTTTGGAagaataaactatttataaCTGGCAGTGTAAGGTCGCTCCAGCGATACTTCACTAACAAAGTCGGAGGAAGTGAGTTTATTCGCAACTTGAACAAGGCGAATGAGCCGTCTACTTCATCAGACAAGAGAATAAGTTCTGCAGCTATATCAGATCACAGATGTGAGGTGGAGCCCTACAAGCAGTCAAGTCAAGTTAAATGTTTACATTCTGATAGTCATTCAGTGCTGCGAGGCCATGATAAACATTCGTCTGCTGAATCCTGTGCAATTTACTGTCAATTAGCTAA ACATGGCTGGTACTGGGGTGGTATCACATCCAGTGAGGCTGAAGAACTGCTAGCTGGACAACATGACAATGTGTTTCTAGTCCGGGACTCCAATAGCTCTCGTCATCTGCTGTGTGTCTCATTCAGATGTGTTGGGCGCACGCTGCATGCACGCCTGCGCCATGCCAATGGCCTGTTCTCATTGAATGATGAGACATTTGTGCCAGCCAATCGGATATCAGAACACTGTGCTACTGTTGATGTTGCATCTCATCTATTTGAAAGGCCGGTTAGACTAGCCCGACCATTGAACAG ATTTGCTAAACTGGACTCACTTCAAATGATATGTAGATTTGTAATAAGGCAGACAGTTAATGCTAATGCCATCCATCAGTTACCGCTGCCTCCTAATCTTATATCatacataagtcttggcagtGACTATATCTCGCCCCACAGTTAG